From the Ascochyta rabiei chromosome 14, complete sequence genome, one window contains:
- a CDS encoding ATP-binding cassette transporter yor1 yields MSSSASSFGEKEKNIGLGDPQAAAQNPTEYEPIKTEPSAHDPEADPKRRQGLSRLESSTSATSDFSDSETSTKSSIRKNKRFYKRLNPLKWGPKSPIPKEREICPEYTAGLLSRISFQWMQPLMATGYKRPLEKTDIWAVNPDRSAEVLIERLNAAFAKRLEEGGDKPLLMAMYDTFKREFIVGGLCQLSASVIQAVAPFVLRYLINFAVRAYVAQRTDAPAPNIGEGIGLVVGITAMQALQSLATNQFMYRGMMVGGQARAVLITAIFDKAMRLSGRAKAGGQAVIEAPPPDVKPGSEEEKKWYQKILKKKAKKAKTGPEGIAGGGEGWGNGRIVNLMSTDTYRVDQASGFFHMIWTAPIGILITTALLLVNLSYSALPGLGLILIAMPLLARSVKSLFRRRVAINKVTDQRVGLTQEILQAVRFVKFFGWETSFLKRIQDIRKKEIHGIQILLTIRNAVLAVGMSMPVFASMLSFITFSQVNPTLNPAKIFSSLALFNSMRIPLNFLPLVIGQVIDANASVKRIQEFLMAEEAEDSARWDYNAKDAIVLSNADFTWERHPTNDEAKDGPSGKKIGKETKAETKARVQTEKDEHDADTARKKDAAEEKPFEMKGINLSFGRNELVAIIGSVGSGKSSLLAALAGDMRRTNGEVVMGASRAFCPQYAWIQNATVRENIVFGKEFKQTWYDQVIDACALRPDLDMLPVGDATEIGERGITVSGGQKQRMNIARAIYFDADIVLMDDPLSAVDAHVGRHIMDNAICGLLKDKCRILATHQLHVLNRCDRIIWVEEGGIQAVDTFDNLMAHNKGFQQLMTMTASEDKHKEEDEVLEDEVEDEKKMAKKAKKQKKAAALMQVEERATKNVSWDVWIEYIRAAGGIWVGPLVFILLVLSQGANIVTSLWLSYWTSDKFGYSKGAYIGAYAAFGFSQALLMFLFSFSVSVFGTEAGKKMLHMAINRVLRAPMSFFDTTPLGRITNRFSKDIDVMDNTLTDAIRMYFLTLAMIISVFILIIAYYYYYAIALGPLFIFFIFSAAFYRSSAREVKRHEAVMRSTVFARFGEAVMGTPTIRAYGLQDQFSRTVREAIDDMNSAYYLTFANQRWLSSRLDIVGILLVFTTGILVVTSRFSVDPSIAGLVLSYILTIVQMIQFTVRQLAEVENDMNSTERIYHYGTQLEEEAPLHTDVQVRPTWPEHGEIIFDNVEMRYRAGLPLVLKGLSMHVRAGERIGVVGRTGAGKSSIMSALFRLQELAAGSITIDGMDISKIGLQNLRSNLAIIPQDPTLFKGTIRSNLDPFHTKSDLDLWSALRQADLVSNDAEMGDKTGRIHLDSVVEEEGLNFSLGQRQLLALARALVRGSQIIVCDEATSSVDFETDQKIQQTIVEGFRGKTLLCIAHRLKTIINYDRICVMDQGQIAELDTPINLYDQGGIFKGMCERSGIRRDDFFGKNQGAGAR; encoded by the exons ATGTCATCTTCAGCGTCGTCGTTtggagagaaagagaagaacaTTGGACTTGGCGACCCACAGGCAGCAGCACAGAATCCCACCGAATATGAGCCTATAAAGACGGAACCGAGTGCACATGACCCAGAGGCGGATCCCAAGAGGCGACAAGGTTTGTCTCGGCTCGAGAGCAGCACCAGCGCAACATCAGACTTCAGCGACAGTGAAACAAGTACGAAGAGCTCGATACGGAAGAACAAGAGGTTTTACAAGAGGCTCAATCCTCTGAAATGGGGCCCCAAGTCACCGATACCGAAGGAGCGAGAAATATGCCCAGAGTACACCGCTGGACTCCTCAGTCGAATCTCGTTCCAGTGGATGCAACCCTTGATGGCCACTGGGTACAAACGACCTCTAGAGAAGACTGATATCTGGGCCGTCAACCCCGACAGGAGCGCTGAGGTGTTGATAGAGCGCCTGAATGCAGCATTCGCCAAACGATTGGAGGAGGGAGGCGACAAACCATTGTTGATGGCCATGTACGACACTTTCAAGCGGGAGTTCATCGTCGGAGGTCTTTGTCAGCTGTCGGCATCCGTCATTCAGGCTGTAGCACCATTTGTCCTGCGATATCTGATCAACTTTGCTGTAAGAGCTTATGTCGCTCAGCGAACAGATGCGCCAGCGCCGAACATTGGAGAAGGCATTGGACTCGTGGTCGGTATCACAGCGATGCAGGCTCTGCAAAGTTTAGCGACTAACCAGTTCATGTATCGTGGTATGATGGTTGGTGGACAAGCCCGTGCTGTGCTAATCACAGCTATATTTGACAAGGCTATGAGGCTCTCAGGCAGAGCAAAGGCAGGTGGTCAAGCTGTCATAGAAGCGCCACCCCCAGACGTCAAGCCAGGCAGCgaagaggagaagaagtGGTACCAGAAGATCCTcaagaagaaggcgaagaaggcgaAGACGGGCCCTGAAGGCATCGCTGGGGGTGGCGAAGGCTGGGGCAATGGCCGAATCGTCAACCTGATGTCCACCGACACGTACCGTGTCGACCAAGCCAGTGGCTTCTTCCATATGATCTGGACCGCACCAATCGGTATCCTGATTACGACGGCCCTCCTTCTTGTCAACCTAAGCTACAGCGCTCTGCCCGGTCTCGGACTCATTCTGATCGCCATGCCCCTACTTGCACGATCCGTCAAGTCGTTGTTCCGTCGCCGTGTAGCCATCAATAAGGTTACCGATCAGCGTGTCGGTTTGACACAAGAAATTCTTCAAGCTGTGCGATTTGTCAAGTTCTTCGGCTGGGAGACAAGCTTCCTCAAACGCATCCAGGATATAAGGAAAAAGGAAATCCACGGCATCCAAATCCTGTTGACCATTCGAAACGCCGTTCTCGCTGTCGGAATGTCCATGCCGGTTTTCGCCTCTATGCTGTCGTTCATCACATTCTCCCAGGTCAACCCCACCCTGAACCCAGCGAAGATCTTCTCGTCCCTGGCTTTATTCAACTCCATGCGAATCCCGTTGAATTTTCTGCCACTGGTCATTGGCCAGGTCATTGATGCAAACGCATCAGTGAAGCGCATTCAGGAGTTCTTGATGGCTGAAGAAGCCGAGGACAGCGCCAGGTGGGATTACAACGCCAAAGATGCCATCGTACTCTCGAATGCAGACTTCACCTGGGAGCGCCATCCTACGAACGACGAGGCCAAGGATGGGCCGTCAGGAAAGAAGATCGGGAAGGAAACAAAGGCCGAAACAAAGGCTAGAGTGCAAACAGAGAAGGATGAACACGACGCAGATACGGCGAGGAAGAAGGATGCAGCAGAAGAGAAACCTTTCGAGATGAAGGGTATCAACCTCAGTTTCGGCAGGAATGAGCTTGTTGCCATCATCGGAAGTGTTGGGTCCGGAAAGAGTTCTCTTCTCGCCGCACTCGCTGGCGATATGCGCAGAACCAACGGTGAAGTCGTTATGGGTGCTTCCCGTGCTTTCTGCCCGCAGTACGCATGGATCCAGAACGCCACGGTACGCGAGAACATTGTCTTCGGCAAGGAGTTCAAGCAGACGTGGTACGACCAGGTCATCGATGCCTGTGCTCTCAGGCCGGATCTGGACATGCTTCCCGTGGGCGACGCGACTGAGATTGGAGAGCGTGGTATCACGGTCTCTGGAGGCCAGAAGCAGCGAATGAACATTGCAAGAGCTATCTACTTCGATGCTGACATTGTGCTCATGGACGATCCACTCAGCGCTGTCGACGCACACGTCGGCCGTCACATCATGGATAATGCTATCTGCGGGCTGCTCAAAGACAAATGCCGTATCCTGGCTACTCATCAGCTTCACGTCCTCAATCGATGCGACAGGATCATCTGGGTCGAGGAAGGCGGTATTCAGGCCGTTGACACCTTTGATAACCTGATGGCCCACAACAAAGGGTTCCAGCAGCTCATGACCATGACTGCCTCGGAGGACAAgcacaaagaagaggatgagGTCCTGGAGGATGAAGTGGAAGACGAGAAAAAGATGGCTAAAAAGGccaagaagcagaagaaggcTGCAGCGCTGATGCAAGTCGAGGAACGCGCCACGAAGAACGTATCCTGGGATGTCTGGATCGAGTACATCAGAGCTGCAGGCGGCATATGGGTAGGACCACTTGTCTTCATCTTGCTCGTCCTCTCGCAGGGAGCCAACATCGTCACCAGCTTGTGGCTTTCGTACTGGACCTCGGACAAGTTTGGCTACAGCAAAGGCGCATACATTGGGGCCTACGCTGCATTTGGCTTCAGTCAAGCGCTTCTCATGTTCCTGTTCTCGTTCAGCGTCTCAGTCTTCGGTACCGAGGCTGGTAAGAAGATGCTGCATATGGCTATCAATCGAGTCCTCCGCGCACCGATGTCCTTCTTCGACACGACGCCTCTCGGACGCATCACGAACCGCTTCTCGAAGGACATCGATGTCATGGATAACACACTCACCGATGCTATCCGTATGTACTTCCTTACCCTCGCCATGATCATCTCGGTGTTCATCTTGATCATcgcctactattactactacgcCATCGCCCTCGGTCCGCTGTTCATCTTCTTCATCTTCTCAGCAGCCTTCTACAGATCGTCGGCTCGCGAAGTCAAGCGTCATGAAGCTGTAATGCGCAGTACAGTGTTCGCCCGTTTCGGCGAGGCTGTCATGGGTACACCTACTATCCGCGCCTATGGCTTGCAGGACCAGTTCTCTCGCACTGTGAGGGAGGCCATCGACGACATGAACAGCGCCTATTACCTTACTTTTGCTAACCAGCGATGGTTGAGCTCCCGTCTAGACATTGTTGGCATCCTGCTCGTCTTTACCACCGGTATTCTGGTCGTCACATCTCGCTTCTCAGTCGACCCCAGTATCGCTGGTTTGGTGCTGTCTTACATCCTCACCATTGTTCAGATGATCCAGTTCACAGTCCGCCAACTGGCCGAAGTAGAGAACGACATGAACTCGACCGAGCGTATCTACCACTACGGTACCCAGCTCGAGGAGGAAGCTCCTCTGCACACCGACGTCCAGGTTCGACCAACATGGCCCGAACATGGCGAGATTATCTTCGACAACGTGGAGATGCGGTACCGTGCCGGTCTGCCTCTGGTGCTCAAGGGCCTCAGCATGCATGTACGTGCTGGCGAGCGTATCGGTGTCGTGGGCCGCACGGGAGCAGGTAAGAGTTCGATCATGTCGGCACTCTTCCGTCTTCAGGAGCTGGCTGCCGGTTCCATCACCATCGATGGTATGGACATTAGCAAGATTGGTCTTCAGAATCTACGATCGAACTTGGCCATCATCCCTCAGGACCCTACCTTGTTCAAGGGAAC tataagaagtaacttgGATCCCTTCCACACCAAGAGCGACCTAGATCTGTGGTCTGCCTTGCGACAGGCTGATCTTGTGTCAAACGATGCAGAGATGGGCGATAAGACAGGGCGTATCCACCTCGACTCTGTAGTGGAGGAGGAGGGACTCAATTTCTCCCTGGGCCAGCGCCAACTGCTTGCTCTGGCTCGCGCACTTGTTCGTGGCTCACAAATTATTGTTTGTGACGAAGCTACGTCGAGCGTCGACTTCGAGACGGATCAGAAGATCCAGCAGACGATTGTCGAAGGATTCAGAGGCAAAACGCTTCTCTGTATCGCGCATCGTCTCAAGACCATCATCAACTACGACCGCATCTGCGTTATGGACCAGGGTCAGATTGCTGAGCTTGATACGCCCATCAATCTCTACGATCAGGGTGGCATCTTCAAGGGCATGTGTGAGCGCAGTGGAATCCGGCGAGATGACTTCTTTGGGAAGAACCAAGGGGCAGGCGCGCGATAG
- a CDS encoding Ubiquitin carboxyl-terminal hydrolase 10 produces the protein MSKRQAFEPLEHVLDAPSPASKRARVDDVDMDSPQINGAPTNGRLMSPRLQDQEKIDILGADEEEHAELEEAGALDDADDDESTMAAPKRQTAPEAGYTDLYLDTINRKVLDFDFEKLCSVTLSNINVYACLVCGKYFQGRGPRSQAYFHALEEGHHVYVNMETKKVYVLPEGYEVKSKSLDDIKFVVDPRMNKAEVARLDREPKVSWDLFNREYIPGFVGMNNIKANDYFNVVVQALSHVVPLRNYFMLEDLSSRPQIAQRFSTLVRKIWNPRAFKTHVSPHELLQEIALRSSKRFSLSEQSDPVDFLSWFLNNLHLAVGGSKTRPGSSIVQKVFQGTLKIESQEITARADAGDRLRFEDAAVKSNVSKFLVLTLDLPAAPLFQDALEKNIIPQVPLTTILNKYNGIQPQEKMKDRVRYRLLHPLPPYLLFNIKRFSKNKFVSERNPTIVTFPVTSLDMSPYVEPNPKEYPPGEPIYYDLVANITHEAVKKKDDSVEGEQESKVWRVQLKDRSRDDWYGIQDLFVEKEQGETLFTKEAYVMVWERRRAKPAANGNGKGKV, from the coding sequence ATGTCCAAGCGACAGGCTTTTGAGCCTCTTGAACATGTCCTCGATGCGCCGTCGCCAGCTTCGAAACGAGCGCGAGTAGACGATGTCGACATGGACAGCCCTCAGATAAATGGCGCGCCAACCAACGGACGACTCATGTCTCCGCGACTGCAAGACCAGGAAAAGATCGACATCCTAGGCGCAGATGAAGAAGAGCACGCGGAGCTCGAGGAAGCTGGAGCGCTGGACGatgccgacgacgacgagtcCACAATGGCTGCGCCGAAACGACAGACTGCGCCTGAAGCTGGTTACACCGACCTGTACCTCGATACGATCAACCGCAAAGTACTCGACTTCGACTTCGAAAAGCTGTGCTCCGTCACACTGTCCAACATCAACGTCTACGCCTGTCTCGTCTGCGGAAAGTACTTTCAGGGTCGAGGACCGAGGTCGCAGGCGTATTTCCATGCGCTGGAAGAAGGTCACCACGTATACGTTAATATGGAAACGAAGAAAGTCTACGTATTACCAGAAGGATATGAAGTGAAGTCCAAATCACTCGACGACATCAAATTCGTGGTGGATCCGCGCATGAACAAGGCAGAAGTAGCGCGGTTGGATAGGGAGCCAAAGGTATCATGGGACCTCTTCAACAGAGAGTACATACCAGGCTTCGTGGGCATGAACAACATCAAAGCGAACGACTACTTCAATGTAGTAGTGCAAGCATTGTCGCACGTTGTTCCTCTGCGAAATTACTTCATGCTCGAAGATCTCTCGTCAAGACCGCAAATCGCGCAACGGTTCAGCACTCTGGTTCGAAAGATATGGAATCCCCGCGCGTTCAAGACTCATGTATCACCACATGAGCTGCTGCAAGAAATCGCCCTGCGGTCTTCGAAGCGCTTCAGCCTGAGCGAGCAGTCAGACCCAGTCGACTTCCTGTCTTGGTTCCTCAACAACCTCCACTTGGCTGTTGGAGGCTCAAAGACTAGACCAGGGTCCAGTATCGTACAGAAGGTCTTTCAGGGAACACTAAAGATCGAGTCACAAGAAATCACAGCCCGTGCAGATGCCGGAGATCGTCTGAGGTTCGAGGACGCTGCAGTCAAATCAAATGTTTCCAAATTCTTGGTCCTTACGCTAGATTTGCCAGCTGCACCACTCTTTCAGGACGCCTTGGAGAAGAACATCATCCCTCAGGTGCCATTGACAACTATCCTCAACAAATACAACGGCATACAACCACAAGAGAAGATGAAGGATCGAGTGCGATACCGCCTCTTACACCCTCTGCCACCCTACCTGCTCTTCAACATCAAGCGGTTCAGCAAGAACAAATTTGTCTCGGAGCGCAACCCAACCATTGTCACGTTTCCAGTCACATCTCTGGACATGTCGCCCTATGTAGAGCCCAATCCCAAGGAATACCCACCTGGCGAGCCAATCTACTACGACCTCGTTGCCAACATCACACACGAAGCCgtcaagaagaaggacgacAGCGTAGAAGGAGAACAAGAATCGAAGGTGTGGAGAGTACAGCTCAAAGACAGGAGTCGGGACGACTGGTACGGTATTCAGGATCTCTTCGTAGAGAAGGAGCAAGGCGAAACACTGTTCACAAAAGAGGCGTATGTCATGGTGTGGGAGCGGCGGAGAGCGAAGCCGGCTGCCAATGGCAATGGCAAGGGTAAGGTTTGA
- a CDS encoding T-complex protein 1 subunit beta — MVCSSNPTQIFADDVTEEKGENARLSAFVGAIAVGDLVKSTLGPKGMDKILQSASTGEIMVTNDGATILKAIALDNAAAKVLVNISKVQDDEVGDGTTSVTVLAAELLREAEKLVDQKIHPQTIIEGYRIASRAALSALEKIATDHSKDGQVFRKDLESIARTTLSSKVLSQDREQFAKLAVDAVLKLGGSTDLTHIQIIKKAGGKLKDSYLDDGFILDKKFGVNQPKRIENAKILVANTSMDTDKIKIFGARVKVDSTGKLAELEKAEREKMRAKVERIKAHGINCFVNRQLIYNWPEQLFADAGICSIEHADFDGVERLALVTGGEITSTFDHPDQVKIGECDLIEEVIIGEDTLIRFSGVKAGKACTVVLRGATEQLLDEAERSLHDALAVLSQTVKEPRTTLGGGCAEMNMAKAVAEAAQNVEGKKAIAVESFSKALQQLPTILADNAGFDSSDLVTRLRKAVYSGLTSSGLDLLSPGGGIADMRELGVIESYKLKRAVVSSASEAAELLLRVDNIIRSAPRRRERM; from the exons ATGGTATGTAGC TCGAACCCCACTCAGATCTTTGCGGACGATGTCACGGAGGAGAAGGGCGAGAATGCGCGTCTCTCGGCATTCGTAGGAGCCATCGCCGTCGGCGACTTGGTCAAGAGCACGCTGGGGCCAAAGGGAATGGACAAGATCCTGCAGTCTGC TTCCACAGGCGAGATCATGGTCACAAACGACGGCGCGACCATTCTGAAAGCCATCGCCCTTGACAACGCTGCCGCCAAAGTTCTCGTCAACATCTCGAAAGTCCAGGACGACGAGGTGGGCGACGGCACAACCTCCGTCACAGTCCTCGCTGCAGAGCTCCTCCGCGAAGCCGAAAAGCTCGTCGACCAGAAGATCCACCCCCAGACGATCATTGAGGGGTACAGGATAGCAAGCCGCGCCGCGCTGAGCGCCCTGGAGAAGATTGCGACAGACCACAGCAAGGACGGACAGGTCTTCAGGAAAGACCTCGAGTCTATTGCAAGGACGACGCTGAGCTCCAAGGTTCTGAGTCAGGACCGCGAGCAGTTCGCTAAACTTGCAGTCGATGCTGTCCTCAAGCTCGGTGGCTCGACCGACCTCACACACATCCAGATCATCAAAAAGGCGGGAGGAAAGCTCAAGGACTCCTACCTCGACGATGGCTTCATCTTGGACAAGAAGTTTGGTGTCAACCAGCCCAAGAGGATAGAAAACGCCAAGATCCTGGTCGCAAACACATCCATGGACACAGACAAGATCAAGATCTTCGGCGCCAGGGTGAAGGTCGACTCGACAGGCAAGCTGGCTGAGCTGGAGAAGGCAGAGCGCGAGAAGATGAGGGCAAAGGTCGAGCGCATCAAAGCACACGGCATCAACTGCTTCGTCAACCGACAGCTGATCTACAACTGGCCAGAGCAGCTCTTCGCAGATGCCGGCATCTGCTCCATCGAGCACGCAGACTTCGACGGTGTCGAGCGATTGGCATTGGTTACTGGCGGAGAAATCACATCGACGTTCGACCACCCGGACCAAGTCAAGATTGGCGAGTGCGACTTGATCGAAGAGGTGATTATTGGCGAGGACACCCTGATTAGGTTCTCTGGCGTCAAGGCAGGCAAGGCGTGCACGGTTGTGCTCCGCGGTGCTACCGAGCAGCTCCTTGATGAGGCAGAGCGATCGTTACACGATGCCCTTGCGGTTCTTTCACAGACAGTCAAGGAACCCAGGACAACACTCGGTGGCGGCTGTGCCGAAATGAACATGGCAAAGGCCGTTGCGGAGGCTGCACAGAACGTGGAGGGCAAGAAGGCGATTGCTGTCGAGTCCTTCTCCAAGGCGCTCCAGCAGTTGCCTACCATTCTGGCCGACAACGCTGGTTTCGATTCCAGCGACCTCGTCACACGGCTCCGAAAGGCGGTCTACTCGGGTCTTACCAGCTCAGGACTTGACCTTCTGTCGCCCGGCGGCGGTATCGCGGACATGAGGGAACTGGGTGTCATTGAGAGCTACAAGCTTAAGCGTGCGGTCGTCTCCTCGGCGTCAGAAGCCGCCGAGCTGCTCCTACGTGTTGACAACATCATCCGGTCGGCTCCCCGTCGCCGTGAGCGCATGTGA